A genome region from Arachis duranensis cultivar V14167 chromosome 8, aradu.V14167.gnm2.J7QH, whole genome shotgun sequence includes the following:
- the LOC107462512 gene encoding TIR-only protein-like produces MAANLLQRRFFTQQRQIYEMTKIEAATITTTRRRVTEPCDVFLNHRCRDTKKTVASLLYDHLRRNGFNPFLDNKNMKPGDKLFDKINRGVLECKIGVAVFSPRYCESYFCLHELALLMGCRKKVIPIFCDVKPSQLRVLNNGKWSHEDFRRFRWALDEAKHIVGLTYNSSKGNLSEIVNSATEIIIGSMIELENEEHVCADAHHQNMPIIAL; encoded by the exons ATGGCAGCGAACTTGTTGCAACGCAGATTCTTTACCCAACAAAGGCAAATATATGAAATGACAAAGATTGAGGcagcaacaataacaacaacaagaagGCGAGTAACGGAGCCATGTGACGTGTTCCTGAACCATAGGTGCAGGGACACCAAGAAAACAGTGGCTTCGTTACTCTACGATCACCTAAGGAGGAACGGCTTCAACCCTTTCTTGGACAACAAAAACATGAAGCCAGGGGACAAACTCTTTGATAAGATAAATAGAGGAGTTCTCGAATGCAAGATCGGTGTTGCCGTCTTCTCTCCTCGTTATT GTGAATCATACTTTTGCCTACACGAGCTAGCGCTTCTAATGGGGTGTAGGAAGAAGGTGATACCCATCTTCTGCGATGTGAAACCTTCTCAGCTTCGTGTTCTTAACAATGGCAAATGGTCCCATGAAGATTTTCGCAGGTTTCGTTGGGCTCTTGACGAGGCCAAACATATTGTTGGACTCACCTACAATTCCTCAAAAGG GAACTTATCAGAAATCGTGAATAGTGCGACTGAAATCATTATTGGAAGCATGATAGAGCTTGAAAATGAAGAGCATGTATGTGCAGATGCACATCATCAGAACATGCCCATTATTGCTCTTTAG